The region ACCAGGTCTATACCACCATCGGCAGCCATTGCCGGCATATTTCCCAGCTATCCTTTCTCGACCTGGTGGAAAAGCAAAGGGTGATCCACCAGGAATCGGTCACCATGTGGGACGTGGACTTCCGCACCGCTGTATCCCAGGCGGAAGTAGAGGACCGGGAAGTCACCGGCGCCTACCACGATCTGCGCTTCGGCGTCGAAGGCGGAGCGGAATTCATTATCTCCACCACCCGGCCGGAACTGCTGCCCGCCTGCATCGCCGTGGCGGCCCATCCCGAAGACCCTCGCTACCGCCACCTGTTCGGCCGGACGGCGCTGACCCCGCTGTTCCACGCCCCCGTTCCCATCGTGGCATCCGAACACGCCGACCCGGAGAAAGGATCGGGAATCCTGATGATCTGTACCTTCGGCGACTTCGCCGACGTGGAATGGTGGCGGAACGCCGGCGTGCCCAGCCGCCAGGTGATCGGCCTGGACGGTCGCCTGCTCCAGGTTGAATTC is a window of Candidatus Aminicenantes bacterium DNA encoding:
- a CDS encoding valine--tRNA ligase; translated protein: MPENEKKAYPKKYNHEEVEARWRRAWDESGIFRWRPEVARENTYVVDTPPPTVSGSLHVGHAYSYAQTDVIVRFQRMRGKNIFYPMGWDDNGLPTERRAQNVFNIRCDPHLPYDPDWKPSRGEKQTRLVSRRNFIEACEAITAQDEQAFETMWRKLGLSVDWNQVYTTIGSHCRHISQLSFLDLVEKQRVIHQESVTMWDVDFRTAVSQAEVEDREVTGAYHDLRFGVEGGAEFIISTTRPELLPACIAVAAHPEDPRYRHLFGRTALTPLFHAPVPIVASEHADPEKGSGILMICTFGDFADVEWWRNAGVPSRQVIGLDGRLLQVEF